The Prunus persica cultivar Lovell chromosome G8, Prunus_persica_NCBIv2, whole genome shotgun sequence genome includes a region encoding these proteins:
- the LOC18766377 gene encoding LRR receptor kinase BAK1 — MAPLSIVSSFLTFLLCISPAFSTNSEGNALHALRSRLNDATNVLQSWDPTLVNPCTWFHVTCDSNNHVIRLDLGNSNISGSLGPELGELKHLQYLELYRNDISGKIPNELGKLKSLVSMDLYDNRFEGKIPKSFSKLKSLRFLRLNNNKLTGSIPRELVSLSSLKVFDVSNNDLCGTIPVDGPFGTFSMESFENNRLNGPELKGLVPYDFGC, encoded by the exons ATGGCTCCTCTCTCCATAGTATCTTCCTTTCTCACCTTCCTGTTATGTATTTCTCCTGCCTTCTCCACAAACTCTGAAG GAAATGCTTTGCATGCTTTGAGAAGCAGACTCAATGATGCCACCAATGTCCTGCAGAGCTGGGACCCAACTCTGGTCAATCCCTGCACTTGGTTCCACGTTACCTGTGATTCTAATAACCATGTGATCCGTTT GGATTTGGGCAACTCTAACATTTCGGGGAGTTTGGGGCCTGAGCTTGGGGAGCTGAAGCACCTACAGTACTT GGAGCTTTATAGAAATGACATAAGTGGCAAAATCCCAAACGAGTTGGGGAAATTGAAAAGCCTTGTTAGCATGGATTTGTATGACAACAGATTTGAAGGAAAAATCCCCAAATCTTTCTCCAAATTGAAGTCACTCAGATTTCT GCGActaaacaacaacaaactaacagGATCTATTCCAAGGGAGCTCGTCAGCCTTTCTAGCCTGAAAGTTTT TGATGTTTCCAACAATGATCTATGCGGAACAATTCCAGTTGATGGCCCATTCGGGACTTTCTCAATGGAAAG TTTTGAAAACAACAGACTTAATGGCCCAGAGCTGAAAGGACTGGTACCCTACGACTTCGGTTGCTGA
- the LOC18767617 gene encoding protein SYM1, whose translation MTAVFRRNTNITRLLHKHSITDPIGARTLLQSQTQSKAYLRFPQVFRKARDYDLSPSVFSSAFSSSKSSAETTSVSKLGFVGWYLGMLQHRPILTKSVTAALIYTAADLSSQTLAKSSFSESYDAVRTLRMAGYGMLVLGPSMHFWFNFMSRVFPKRDIFSTLKKMAMGQTLYGPAMTVVFFSLNACLQGENGTEIGARLKRDLFPTLLNGVMYWPLCDFITFRFIPVQLQPLVSNGFSYLWTIYMTYMAGLEKAGTTS comes from the exons ATGACGGCCGTTTTCAGAAGAAACACTAACATCACCCGCCTTCTACACAAGCACTCCATCACCGACCCGATCGGAGCCCGGACTCTTCTCCAATCCCAAACGCAGTCCAAAGCCTACCTCCGCTTCCCCCAAGTTTTCCGGAAAGCCCGAGACTACGACCTCTCTCCCTCTGTCTTCTCCTCCgccttttcttcctccaagTCCTCTGCTGAAACGACGTCGGTTTCTAAGCTTGGGTTCGTGGGTTGGTATCTGGGTATGCTCCAGCACCGGCCCATTTTGACAAAGAGTGTCACTGCAGCGCTTATTTACACTGCTGCTGATTTGTCTTCCCAG ACATTAGCAAAATCATCATTTTCAGAATCTTATGATGCTGTAAGGACATTGCGCATGGCTGGATATGGGATGCTGGTTTTAGGGCCATCCATGCATTTCTGGTTCAATTTCATGTCAAGAGTCTTCCCAAAACGTGATATTTTCTCTACATTGAAGAAAATGGCTATGGGGCAGACGCTTTATGGACCTGCCATGACTgttgttttcttctccttgAATGCATGTCTACAAG GTGAAAACGGTACAGAAATTGGTGCCCGTTTAAAGCGAGACTTGTTCCCGACATTGTTAAATGGTGTTATGTACTGGCCACTATGCGATTTTATCACATTCAGATTCATTCCTGTCCAATTACAG CCATTAGTGAGCAATGGATTTTCGTATCTGTGGACCATTTATATGACATACATGGCAGGCCTGGAGAAAGCAGGCACAACTTCCTAG
- the LOC18767357 gene encoding uncharacterized protein LOC18767357 produces MVPNQSYTRIDTLELKGLIIQRIGHQRAEKYFDLIRRLFSSKISKCEFDKFCNRTIGRENVHLHNRLIKSIIKNACLAKVPPLTGIKKGGSTLNVKVANGCQKNGFQSVNADAFPQSPRKGRSPVNRERKFRDRPSPLGPNGKPQNLASEEFISKALEQQSASELLSLGSRPPVEVASVEDGEEVEQDAGSPSIQSRSPVTAPLGINLGGSRKALPNVSLCSTYHPETCQNCGELPDTRSLRSRLERKLELEGVSVSVDCVNLLNNGLDAYLKRLIEPCIQLAGTRHGNEHLKQLSGSYPYKDGLNGMSLPRNMQRERKSTYVTVSDFSTSVELNPQILGADWAIQREKIVLCASEE; encoded by the coding sequence ATGGTGCCCAATCAAAGCTATACTCGTATCGACACTTTAGAGCTGAAAGGTCTGATTATCCAAAGGATTGGGCATCAGAGAGCTGAGAAATACTTTGATCTGATCAGGAGATTGTTTAGTTCAAAGATTAGCAAGTGTGAATTCGACAAGTTTTGCAATCGGACTATTGGGAGGGAAAATGTCCATCTTCATAACCGACTTATCAAATCAATTATCAAGAATGCCTGCCTTGCAAAAGTTCCACCCTTGACAGGTATTAAGAAAGGGGGTAGTACCCTGAATGTTAAAGTGGCGAATGGCTGTCAGAAGAATGGTTTTCAATCAGTTAATGCGGATGCATTTCCTCAATCTCCTCGCAAGGGCAGGTCTCCAGTTAATCGGGAACGCAAGTTCCGGGACCGCCCAAGCCCTTTGGGGCCAAATGGAAAGCCCCAAAATTTGGCATCTGAGGAGTTCATTTCTAAAGCACTGGAGCAGCAAAGCGCTAGTGAATTGCTTTCTCTTGGAAGCAGACCTCCTGTTGAAGTTGCCTCTGTAGAAGATGGAGAAGAGGTCGAACAGGACGCAGGAAGCCCATCTATTCAAAGTAGAAGCCCAGTAACAGCTCCTCTAGGTATAAATTTGGGTGGATCACGTAAAGCTCTTCCTAATGTATCATTGTGTAGTACTTACCACCCTGAGACCTGTCAAAACTGTGGCGAGCTACCTGATACAAGATCATTAAGAAGTCGTTTGGAGCGGAAGTTGGAATTGGAGGGCGTTAGTGTCTCTGTAGACTGTGTTAACCTCTTGAATAATGGATTAGATGCTTACCTAAAGAGATTAATAGAACCTTGTATTCAGCTAGCTGGGACAAGGCATGGCAATGAGCACTTAAAACAACTAAGTGGCTCATACCCGTACAAAGATGGTTTGAATGGGATGTCACTTCCGAGAAATatgcaaagagaaagaaaatctaCTTATGTGACTGTATCGGATTTTTCTACCTCAGTTGAGCTAAATCCCCAGATACTCGGTGCAGATTGGGCCATACAGCGTGAGAAGATTGTCTTGTGTGCTTCTGAAGAGTGA
- the LOC18768598 gene encoding uncharacterized protein LOC18768598, with the protein MLPNQSYSRIDTSELKFTIVQKIGHQRAEKYFDLTRRLFGLKISKCDFNKFCIRTIGRENVHLHNKLIRSIIKNACLARTPPLTGIRKTGGALNAKVVIGYQKSCAQPLYGDAFPQCPRKGRSAVNRDRKFRDRPSPLGPNGKPQNIAYEELISKAHEQQSPTELLSLDSRPPIEVASEDGEEVEQVAGSPAIQSRSPVTAPFGISMHLVGSRKAFPNVSVCGGTYHRETCQNCGELPDTKSLRSRLERKLETEGIGVSVDCVNLLNNGLDTFLKRLLEPCIRLAGTRHGDEQLKQLNSLYICGSNGTLRGGHMQRETKSTYASMLDFCAAVELNPQILGENWPIQLEKIVVRASEE; encoded by the coding sequence ATGTTGCCCAATCAAAGCTATTCTCGTATTGACACTTCAGAGCTAAAATTTacaattgttcaaaaaattgGGCATCAGAGAGCTGAGAAATACTTTGATCTGACCAGAAGATTGTTTGGTTTGAAGATTAGCAAGTGTGATTTCAACAAATTCTGCATTCGGACTATTGGGAGGGAAAATGTCCATCTTCATAACAAGCTTATTAGGTCAATTATCAAGAATGCTTGCCTTGCAAGAACTCCACCACTGACAGGTATTAGGAAAACGGGAGGTGCCCTCAATGCTAAAGTTGTAATTGGCTATCAGAAGAGTTGTGCTCAACCGCTTTACGGGGATGCATTTCCTCAATGCCCTCGCAAGGGCCGGTCTGCTGTTAATCGAGATCGTAAGTTTCGGGACCGGCCAAGTCCTTTGGGGCCAAATGGAAAGCCCCAAAATATTGCATATGAGGAATTGATTTCCAAAGCACATGAGCAGCAAAGTCCTACTGAGTTGCTTTCTCTTGACAGCAGGCCTCCCATTGAAGTTGCCTCTGAGGATGGAGAAGAAGTTGAACAGGTTGCAGGGAGCCCAGCTATTCAAAGTAGAAGCCCAGTAACAGCTCCCTTTGGTATATCCATGCATTTGGTTGGATCACGTAAAGCTTTTCCTAATGTATCAGTGTGTGGTGGTACATACCACCGTGAAACCTGTCAAAACTGTGGTGAGCTACCTGATACAAAATCGTTAAGAAGTCGTTTGGAGCGTAAGTTGGAGACGGAGGGTATTGGTGTTTCTGTAGACTGTGTTAACCTCTTGAACAATGGGTTAGATACTTTCCTGAAGAGATTACTGGAACCTTGTATTCGATTAGCTGGGACAAGGCATggggatgagcaattaaaacAACTAAACAGTCTGTATATATGTGGTTCAAATGGGACATTGCGTGGGGGACATAtgcaaagagaaacaaaatctACTTATGCATCCATGTTAGATTTTTGTGCAGCAGTGGAGTTAAATCCGCAAATACTTGGTGAAAATTGGCCCATACAGCTTGAGAAGATTGTCGTACGTGCTTCTGaagagtga